One Siniperca chuatsi isolate FFG_IHB_CAS linkage group LG1, ASM2008510v1, whole genome shotgun sequence genomic window, TATTCTAACATAGAGACAAATTGGAACTACTGGCAGCTATTGACTTTTGTTTCCttccttgttttctgtcttggATCGCACTACGTTATTAACTAGttagagaggagagacaaacagagaaaccTTTACCTTCCTCATCCTCAGGTGGCCCCAGCGCTCCATGTCTGAACCAGCATATCTCCCCGGGGTTGAGCCGATCAAATAAACCCTGAGAATAGAAGATAAGAGTAACTTGTAatccagattttattttttacttacaaCTGAATTGAATGTTGCAGGACCATCATTTAGCagcatatatctatatatatgcatatgtggAACTGTACATGCCTCGCGTTTACCTGGTCTCTGACAGGTCGTGCTCTTTGATTCGTTGGATCCACTCCTCGAGTTCTGGTGCGCGGTATGATGCCAGGTATTCCAGCAGGTCCCTCTTGAAGAAGGTTGGTGACTCACCTGCGCTTGCACTGCTGCCCTTTGGTAACCGTGGAAACATGGGGCTCATCCACATCCTGGTTTGGAAATAGTATATTAAGGGGCAACAAATGTGAAACTACCGTCAATCTCAAGTTAATCTCTTCTTTTAATGTGGCTGCACAGATGGATGTGTACGGCCCCAAAACCTTTTCTTGGTTAAATAACGGTTCAAAAAACCCACGCCAGGCAGACTCACCCTTGTGTTTTCTGGTACCAGTCAGCTCTGATGAGGTTGGAGGTCAGAATGATGACTCTGAAGCCTTCCTCATACCACAGCAACATCATCTTCCTGCACAACGACACGCAAACATGTTCTGCTttatataacaacaacaaagagtACACTCAAAGACCTGCAATATCTGCAATGTAAGTCACCTAGtgctaaatgtaaatgtatgtatattacaATTTTGTCCTCTGCAATTTGCAATACCACTATATCTGCATGTCAACAACACATCAATGTTTAATAATTTCATTCAGAATGCACAGGGAGTttaaaaatagttaaaagtTTATATAGAATGATAACAACAGATCtatttcaaaacacacattttgacttgtcaaaccAGGGAAAGCTGAGGTgtatttaataacattaatgatggctgcattccactTAGGGGAGgttctggtattgtgcatgctggctcacggGAATAGCTTACTGGGAGACATAAAGGGAACTAAGCcgtcgttaatgttattaaatacactcaaaatgtctgctgtgaaaaaaaaggtCGATACTGTGCTCTACAAATCTGATCACACAAGAGTTTCACACAGACAATTTGCGACTATCTCCCACTAATGTCAAACCCAGTATGTTTCAGTGTGGGACAACATCAGGAAACAAGActtagagtctacagccatgctatcgGCTCCGTGAAGCTGTAgctaggcacagcagtgctttgtgctaaatgctaacatctgcatgctaacaatgacaacgctaacatactgatgtttaacagatgtaatgtttaccatgttcatcatcttagtttagcatgttagcattaaacgcaaagtacagctgaggctgatgagaatgtcattagttttgcaggtaacTGGTTATAAACCACAATATTAGATACTAAAACTTTAACCCTTTTTTTGGGCTTTTTACCTTTATTCGAACCTGGGCCGCTGTCTTGTACATGGGACGCACGCTCTACCAGGTAAGCTACAGGGGCGCCCCAAGGCGCTAGATATTAAGGGTTGATCAAAGTGATCacagttcatcctgagaggGACATGGATATCTGTATCAGTTCTCATCTAAGTCCAGAAAATGGTTGTTAtggatatttcactgaaaaccacaaatctcaacctcatggtggcattgaaggaaaagtcagggcatcaccaaagtcCTCTGgggaatgtctgtataaaatgtcaTGCTAATCCATCTAAAAGTTATTGAGAAatgtcagtctggaccaaagtggtggaccgaccgaccgaccttGCCATTCATAGAGCTGCAACAACGTCCAAAACTGATCTGATGTGTgagtaacaaaaacaacaacaagtatAATACCAAGCAGGTAAAGAAATGCTTACGTGTGGTGAGTTCCAAAAGCAATATCCAGCTTGGCCTGTCAGGgcaaatcacacacattagTCCCATTAACAGGCATTTCCCAGTATGACTATCCTACTTTACAGATCAGAGTGTATATAATATCAGACAAATTGCACTTCAGAGAAACTGTTCTGTGGCGGCGAGTCTGTACCTGGCAGAATCGAACATGTGGAAAAGGCTGAGCCTGCTGGACCAGCCGGGCCTTGGCCTCCCTCTTATCGCCATGGACGATCAGAACTGGACGATCCCTGTAAACACAACCCAAAACCGGATTATCACCAGCACCATTACTTTCACTTGTTCGTACTTGTATTTGCCACTATTGGAGTGATTCATTTATTATAGCAATTCTTCACAAATGCAGTTTCCCCTATAATTGAATATGTGTAGTGTATCACCTTAACTTAATgcactaaaatttaaaaaaaagaaaatgtcattatcCAAATTTGAATTGGGAGTTGTAGTGCCCCTTGAtggtttcagaggcttttccacCCTGACAAGAAAGAAACCTAAGGAAACATGAATAATCTTTGggaataaaaaagtaaaaatttcaCATATGCATGTGGATATAAATACAAGAACACCTGTAAGAGCCTTTAAAAAGCAGTGTTTGTAAAACCCTAAACCTAGCCACGCAAACAATCTCCTAAATGCTTATCAGACAGATGTATACATGTATTGTGCTATCTCCTTTTAATTGTGAGTCACtgttaaataaaagtataaactCATTGATGGCTAGCTTCAGAATTGCACACAACATTAACTTATGTTGTAACGAGAGAGCTTGTTAGAGATGTTTATGATTTTCTCCAGTTTATTCATTCAGCATCATGAGAAAACATCTCACATACAGAAATATATTGCAACCATATCACATAAGCCATAATACACTAAAGGGCACTGTCATTAGTATAATGAGGACATGAACAGATTCCCACTAATCAGATAAATGGGGATATGTTCATGATAATGTGATGGTAGCAAAGAAGAAGCAGAACTTACCTAAACTCTGATGGGTACTGCTTAACCATCCAGGCAATATCAAAGCAGTAGTTAAACTATGAAGAAAGAGAGTATACCAGTATTAATGGCCAAAATTACCCTTCAAACCTGGTAGAAAGATGTATAAAAcactctacagccatgctagcagctagctgtgagactgtacttggtcacagtggtgctttacactaaatgctaatgtcagcatgctaacatgctcacaatgacaatgctaacatgcggatgtttggcaggtataatgcttaccatgtttcccatcttagtttagtgtgttagcatgctaagatttgCTAATTggcgctaaacacaaagtacagctttaCAGTTTTCTATGTTTCtaaacacaaaattacatttttgacctgatgaaaagataaaagatcATCAGAGTGACTACgtttcatcctgaggggaacatgaatggcaccgaatttcatggcaatgaaTCCACTAATTGTTGAGACATTAGActaaaaaacaatgtcaacctcatgctagttgaaaagtcaggggatcaccaaagtcagtaggattcatcctctggagaccaggagtgtctgtacaaaatttcacagcaaCCCATCCAAtagatattgagatatttctgtttggaccaaagtagtgggcTAAACAAacaactgacattgccatcctcagagccacgccgctagcatagctaaaaaacagaacataaaatTGTTTCCACAGTTTATATGGTTACTCACCTGAACAGATTCTTTAAGGGTCCCAAATAATGGAGAGAGAATGTCTACATGAAAGGAAAAAGTAAGGATTATTAAATAAAACGAATGTATAAAAGATGCTGAAGTGACAATAGGAGGTAGCAGTACATCCACAGTCAAGGTGAGAAACGAGGCACTGTGCTCATGGGGGATTAAAACTACATCACATAGCAAAACAGTGACCAAAGTATTAACAGACTGACTTGAAGCAACCACACAAGCAGAGTCCCATTCTAAGTCATTCGACATAAACAAGTAAGGTTAACATATTCAGTCTCCATTCACCCAGAGAGCATTTTCAACTTTCCTTCACTGTGACTCTGTTGCACAAATTCAGACTGGGAGCTTCCCAGTTCAACCAGCTGTTTACTGCTGGCCACTTAGCAACTCTACTGGAGTTCAAGTGCTTCAAGGAAATTTGGAATTTGAAAGAATGTCAGACATTCAAATGCTCTGTTTTGACTTTCCCTGCTGGTCCaggattttaacttttaacttctGATCAAAAgcatgattttattgtctttttgcTTGTCATATTTCCTCAAAAGGTGGAACGAAACTGTCTGCACCAAATGCAATTAAAGGAATCTCTACTCACCTCTGATGTGCAGAGCGCCACTGTTGTACTTCCTGTCCAGGCCTGTGACTTTGTTGAGGTAAAACCTGTAGGTGTCATTTAGACAAGGAATACTGGATTCAAAGAAGTCCTCTGGCTCGTCGATATAGTAGAGCCGGCCGTGGGGACTCGGAGGGCGCTCGTTCTCCACCTTCGCTTTCTTTGTTTTGGGGCTCGGAGGCGCCCTGTTTGGTAAATTACTGAGACTCTTCCCCTTCACAtctccatcatcatcactatctGAGAGAGCCCAGCCTGAGCCGTCTGACACCTCTTTCTTCCGCTTTCCAGCCAATGACGGACTAGTTTCATACTTCACTGGATTTAACTGGTTCACTGTTGCTGACTGTCTGGCCTCAGAGCCAATAACAAGTGCTGATACAGGGGCGTTAGCTGGTTCTGGTTTCACCTCCACGGTGGCTGTTACTGGCTCCAATTTGGGGCTGGGGGGAGAAGCAGACCGATGGGAGCTGTGATTGGATACAGCGGGTCGTTGGGGCTTAGATGTTGCAGTCCCGGAAAGAGGAAGAtcctcatcatcgtcatcaCTGCTGGAGATGGTCCACTTGCCGTGGTGACTGTCCTGAGACATGCCTGACCAGAGATACAGAGAGTTCAAATAGCAGCTGAAGGTAAAGCCACTGGGCAGTCATGCTGGATGTTACCAGCCTGAACTGATAGACTGGGTGTGCTACAGCATTCAAAAGGCTGATTTTTCCGGCTTGACACCCCCACCAGCTTGCTACAAGTGTTTTACCAAACATATCAACTGATATCCATGAAACTTGCAGGACAGATAGGCTTTGAGGCAATTATTCTACCAATCAGGTGGTGATTTGTGACAACTACTGTTTATATTAGGAAGCTAATAGAGGGGCAGACTTCATTCTAAATGGTAGTGGATGTTTGCAGCTGAAAACCCCAACTGACAATATGTTAGTAAGGTAAGTCAATAACACGGAAACTTACTGGGTCTAAATATAAAGTGTGTGAACATCTATTAACAACATGCGTATATGCACAATAACAGCAAAACATGCTTTAGACGAAGTGGTTCAATTAAACGAAAATGTACAGCACTAAAACTGTAGATTTAACATAGTAAACAAAAACCGCCAAAATAATAGAAGCAAAACAGATCGTGCAAGTTCTGCAACTTACAAACGGAAAGAAGATTGCATTCTACTATTATGAAGAGTGTGAATAATATAATGGCCGAGTGTGATATTTGCTTTACCAAGTCGGATAAAAGAGCAGCGGCACAGGTTAATGATGTTGTGAATGCAGTGACTCTTATCAATCCACCGCTAAACAAACGTAATGCAATACACTTCCATGAAACGACCCACAGCGCAGGAGGTGCACGCGGAATACGTGTCCGGGTGGAAactcgttttttttttcctggccTTTTCTTGTAGTTCTAATCTAAATACAAACCAAGCAGCGACTCGTTAATAGGTTTAACAAATCTTGTTCCAGAAATCATAAATCATATATCATTGCCGGACTGGAATAATGACTGAAGAAGTGGTCAAAGTCAGGAAAGGGTAGGCCATTGTTACAAGCACCAGGCAGATAATAACTGCAAGTGCCTGCAAACTGAataattttatacattttttactcAGCTATGCATCACAAAGAACTTTGTAGAGCAAAAAAAGGCTCAGAATAGACATTGTTAACGATCTTACCATCAGGTAAAAGTAGGTGAGTGCCTTTGGAGGCTGCAGCCTGAGAGcccagtctttttttttttttttcaactgtcaAGTAGGCTACTGATAATAAAAAGTcgtgatgataataataacagttCTTATCATCCAATTTGTTCGTGGACATGGCACCAACCAGATGACCAATGCTCACTTGACGTGTATTATCCCTATGACAAAAAACAGTATATGCTAGTTTTCCACAAAGGAAGTGTGGTATATTATTCCAACGTTTTGCATGCAAACAGAAGAACAGAAGACtatctatttatccatctatctAGCTATCCGTTCATACTCCTGTACAGTTGGTGGCAGTATCGCACCATTAGGTTTTTGATTAGCAGTCATAAAAACGAAAGTCGTATCGTTTCTCGTCACGCCGTCTGGTACCTCTGGGGTGGTTGTTGTGCAGAGTAGTCTTGGTTGTCTGCCGACTCTTGTTGGGTCTCTTAAACAGTGAAAAGGCTTCACCACCTGTGTGGAAGAAGGATTTCGCAGTATGGCGTTAAACCTCACCATCAACACAAGCAATCCACCTCTAGGTAAGTTGCCTGCGATGGCTGAATACATACTTATCGAGTGAGTCGTGTGCACGcacttaacgttagctagtgacagctagctaacgttagctgttagCATTACGTGTCACCCTAACAAATGAGACAAACTCAATTTGAAAACCTTCTCCTTGGATTTTTATTTGCTTATAATCAAATATAGCTAGAGCGATGTGTCAAGGAAAATGAAAGACTGGACAAGTCATTAGGATTTCATGGTTGATAACGTTACGGCAGACATGAAGACAATAGtacaattaaaatacaatattaaaagTAACTTTTTTTGGTTAAAATTATGCCTAATTTGTTTTGTGGAAACCAGCCGAATTGAATATCGGATGTTTGCAACTCGAAAAATGAAAATAGCATCGTAATAGCTATGTGGTTTCTCTCGCAAATAAGCAACGCCTGTAACTTGACctatatatgaataaaaattgGTCTGACGGTATGTCCATATTCGAATGAGGTGTGTATGAAGTtcgctaacgttaacgttactaGCCAACTAGTTAATGAGAGTAAGTAGCACTGACTCTAAGAAGCTAACGTTGTCGTCGTGGCACTCCAAATTAACGTTACATGTGGACAGGTCgctaaaaatacttttaatgaCAGCAGCTAACTTCCACTTTACACTTCCACTTTTCAACTTTCCCCGTGGGATGCCCATAAACATTGCTTCATTAGATGCAAAAAGTCTTAATGAACTTGGAaatgacacatgcacaaatcacacacacattaagggACATAGCGTTACATTATGGACCGGTTGACACGCTGACATGAGCTAACCCAGGTTAGCTCAGCTGGGTGGGTAGACATATGCAGTGTTACATGTTGCCAAAAACGTATTTATAACCGGACGTATTTTATTAATATGTGATAGTTCATTGCGTTGTGTGAATAAAGTCTAGACAAGGCTCTGCACGGGTTAGCGTGTCAATATTTTGTACCAAGATAAGGTCATCTATTGACTAGCTTTGACAGTGGCTAAATAGCGCCACTGGGCGTTCGCAGTGAAAACAGCAGGCTGATGCAAGCACGCTGAAGGCGCGTTGGATGAGGAGTGCGTATTTTCTGCACGCtatcatttgatttaattagcACCAGCCCTCTTCCCGGAAAAGTGGAATGCTTGGCAGTTTTTCTCTGCAGGGATGAACaaactaaaagtaaaacaatCTTTGCAGCTCTTCCGTCAGACCTGTATGGTAGACTGTTAAGATGTAAGCCACACCTGTGCATGAGCCAAACAGAAAGCCAGGAATGCTGAGCATGAGGAAAAAGATTCTTGCCtaaatgccaaacattagcCTACATCAGGTGAACATCATAAACTTAGAGCCTGAACTACATAATAAGGCTATTTTgtattcaactttttattttttatctgttaAAATTTGGCCTGCTAGTGTTTTGTAAActtttttctgactttatttAAAGCTCCCAGAGAATTGTCTGCGCAGAAAGAACCCCAGGACATTTTGGTTGTGCTTCGAGCTGATACTACCTACTTGCAATTTAGCCCCATTTCTGTTAACTGTATTGATATCAAGTACATGGCATTACAAGCATTTTTATGCAAAGCAAACTCTTGACTAC contains:
- the tdp1 gene encoding tyrosyl-DNA phosphodiesterase 1 isoform X1, which gives rise to MSTNKLDDKNCYYYHHDFLLSVAYLTVEKKKKRLGSQAAASKGTHLLLPDGMSQDSHHGKWTISSSDDDDEDLPLSGTATSKPQRPAVSNHSSHRSASPPSPKLEPVTATVEVKPEPANAPVSALVIGSEARQSATVNQLNPVKYETSPSLAGKRKKEVSDGSGWALSDSDDDGDVKGKSLSNLPNRAPPSPKTKKAKVENERPPSPHGRLYYIDEPEDFFESSIPCLNDTYRFYLNKVTGLDRKYNSGALHIRDILSPLFGTLKESVQFNYCFDIAWMVKQYPSEFRDRPVLIVHGDKREAKARLVQQAQPFPHVRFCQAKLDIAFGTHHTKMMLLWYEEGFRVIILTSNLIRADWYQKTQGMWMSPMFPRLPKGSSASAGESPTFFKRDLLEYLASYRAPELEEWIQRIKEHDLSETRVYLIGSTPGRYAGSDMERWGHLRMRKLLYDHTEPIPGEERWPVIGQFSSIGSMGLDKTKWLAGEFQRTLTTLGKSSFRPNPPMHLLYPSVEDVRTSLEGYPAGGSLPYSIQTAQKQLWLHSYFHRWKANTTGRSHAMPHIKTYMRVSPDFTQLAWFLVTSANLSKAAWGALEKNNTQVMVRSYELGVLYVPSAFNMKTFPVHKNPFPVSSSSGFPVPFDLPPTSYSPKDQPWIWNIPYNQAPDTHGNIWVPS
- the tdp1 gene encoding tyrosyl-DNA phosphodiesterase 1 isoform X2 translates to MTANQKPNGMSQDSHHGKWTISSSDDDDEDLPLSGTATSKPQRPAVSNHSSHRSASPPSPKLEPVTATVEVKPEPANAPVSALVIGSEARQSATVNQLNPVKYETSPSLAGKRKKEVSDGSGWALSDSDDDGDVKGKSLSNLPNRAPPSPKTKKAKVENERPPSPHGRLYYIDEPEDFFESSIPCLNDTYRFYLNKVTGLDRKYNSGALHIRDILSPLFGTLKESVQFNYCFDIAWMVKQYPSEFRDRPVLIVHGDKREAKARLVQQAQPFPHVRFCQAKLDIAFGTHHTKMMLLWYEEGFRVIILTSNLIRADWYQKTQGMWMSPMFPRLPKGSSASAGESPTFFKRDLLEYLASYRAPELEEWIQRIKEHDLSETRVYLIGSTPGRYAGSDMERWGHLRMRKLLYDHTEPIPGEERWPVIGQFSSIGSMGLDKTKWLAGEFQRTLTTLGKSSFRPNPPMHLLYPSVEDVRTSLEGYPAGGSLPYSIQTAQKQLWLHSYFHRWKANTTGRSHAMPHIKTYMRVSPDFTQLAWFLVTSANLSKAAWGALEKNNTQVMVRSYELGVLYVPSAFNMKTFPVHKNPFPVSSSSGFPVPFDLPPTSYSPKDQPWIWNIPYNQAPDTHGNIWVPS
- the tdp1 gene encoding tyrosyl-DNA phosphodiesterase 1 isoform X4; the protein is MSQDSHHGKWTISSSDDDDEDLPLSGTATSKPQRPAVSNHSSHRSASPPSPKLEPVTATVEVKPEPANAPVSALVIGSEARQSATVNQLNPVKYETSPSLAGKRKKEVSDGSGWALSDSDDDGDVKGKSLSNLPNRAPPSPKTKKAKVENERPPSPHGRLYYIDEPEDFFESSIPCLNDTYRFYLNKVTGLDRKYNSGALHIRDILSPLFGTLKESVQFNYCFDIAWMVKQYPSEFRDRPVLIVHGDKREAKARLVQQAQPFPHVRFCQAKLDIAFGTHHTKMMLLWYEEGFRVIILTSNLIRADWYQKTQGMWMSPMFPRLPKGSSASAGESPTFFKRDLLEYLASYRAPELEEWIQRIKEHDLSETRVYLIGSTPGRYAGSDMERWGHLRMRKLLYDHTEPIPGEERWPVIGQFSSIGSMGLDKTKWLAGEFQRTLTTLGKSSFRPNPPMHLLYPSVEDVRTSLEGYPAGGSLPYSIQTAQKQLWLHSYFHRWKANTTGRSHAMPHIKTYMRVSPDFTQLAWFLVTSANLSKAAWGALEKNNTQVMVRSYELGVLYVPSAFNMKTFPVHKNPFPVSSSSGFPVPFDLPPTSYSPKDQPWIWNIPYNQAPDTHGNIWVPS
- the tdp1 gene encoding tyrosyl-DNA phosphodiesterase 1 isoform X3, which produces MSTNKLDDKNCYYYHHDFLLSVAYLTVEKKKKRLGSQAAASKGTHLLLPDGMSQDSHHGKWTISSSDDDDEDLPLSGTATSKPQRPAVSNHSSHRSASPPSPKLEPVTATVEVKPEPANAPVSALVIGSEARQSATVNQLNPVKYETSPSLAGKRKKEVSDGSGWALSDSDDDGDVKGKSLSNLPNRAPPSPKTKKAKVENERPPSPHGRLYYIDEPEDFFESSIPCLNDTYRFYLNKVTGLDRKYNSGALHIRDILSPLFGTLKESVQFNYCFDIAWMVKQYPSEFRDRPVLIVHGDKREAKARLVQQAQPFPHVRFCQAKLDIAFGTHHTKMMLLWYEEGFRVIILTSNLIRADWYQKTQGMWMSPMFPRLPKGSSASAGESPTFFKRDLLEYLASYRAPELEEWIQRIKEHDLSETRVYLIGSTPGRYAGSDMERWGHLRMRKLLYDHTEPIPGEERWPVIGQFSSIGSMGLDKTKWLAGEFQRTLTTLGKSSFRPNPPMHLLYPSVEDVRTSLEGYPAGGSLPYSIQTAQKQLWLHSYFHRWKANTTGRSHAMPHIKTYMRVSPDFTQLAWFLVTSANLSKAAWGALEKNNTQVMVRSYELGVLYVPSAFVRTTHTDKRT